The DNA sequence GACGCGCGTTCCGGGTCGTGAAGCGGACGGCGCACCTCACGGTGCAGGTGTCCGAGAAGGCGCAGAAGATCGGCGAGCCGGCCGCGGCCGCGCCGAAGCGCCGGGCGACGAAGAAGGCAGCGGCAACCAAGTAGCGCGGGTCTTCGGAAGTAGGCGGAGAGGCGGGATGGCGAGGGGGCGGACGACGAGCCGCCTGCGCCCGCTGCCTTCCGCTCCAGTAATGTAGGGCGGGTCTTCGGGCCCGCCGACCGATGAAACGAGGAGCGTCTCGTGGGTCAGAAGGTTCACCCGTACGGATTCCGGCTCGGCTTCAACAAGACGTGGCGGTCGCGGTGGTACTCCGATCGCGACTACGCGAAGCTGCTGCATGAGGACCTGGCGCTCAGGAACGAGCTCAAGCGGCGGTTCGCGCACGCGGGCGTCTCGCGCATCGAGATCGAACGCGCGGCCAACAAGCTGAAGATCGACATCCACACCTCGCGGCCCGGCATCATCATCGGGCGCAAGGGGGCGGAGGTCGACAAGCTGAAGGAAGAGGTCAAGCGCCGGACCAACCGCGAGGTGTTCATCAACATCCAGGAAATCCAGAAACCAGAACTGGATGCGCAGCTCATCGCCGAATCGGTGGCGATGCAGCTCGAGAAGCGCGTGGCGTTCCGTCGGGCGATGCGCAAGGCCGTCGAGTCGGCGCTGCGCTTCGGTGCCCGCGGAATCAAGGTGCGCGTGTCTGGCCGCCTGAACGGCGCCGAGATCGCCCGCTCCGAGTGGTACCTGCACGGCCAACTGCCGCTGCAGACGCTCCGGGCCGACATCGACTACGGCTTCGCCGAGGCCCACACGACGTACGGCCTGATTGGCGTGAAGACGTGGCTCAACAAGGGCGAGCGGATCGAGCCGCGCGTGGGGCGTGACGAAGATTATCGGGTGCCGCGCCGGCAGCCACGGGGCGAAGGGCGGTAGCTGACGCCGGATGGCCCTGGACTCCGGGCGCTGGGCGTTCGACCGACGACGTGCCAGAGCCGAGAGCCTAGTGCCGAGAGCCGGTAAGAAGGTTCCCTATGTTGATGCCGAAGAAAGTCAAGTACCGCAAGCAGCAGCGCGGTCGCATGGCCGGCAAGGCCTGGCGCGGGTCCGACGTGTCGTTCGGCGACTACGGGCTGAAGGCGATGGAGCCCTGCTGGATGACGGCGCGGCAGATAGAGGCGGCCCGTGTCGCGATGACCCGAGCCATCAAGCGCGGCGGCAAGATCTGGGTGCGGGTGTTCCCTGACAAGCCGATCACCAAGAAGCCGCAGGAAACCCGCATGGGCAAGGGCAAGGGCGCACCCGAGGAATGGGTAGCCGTGGTCCGGCCGGGCAAGATCCTCTTCGAGATGGAAGGGGTGACCGAGTTGGAGGCGAAGCAGGCGATGCGCCTGGCCGCCGCCAAGCTTCCGATCAAGACCCGGTTCGCGACGCGCTTCGCCCAGGAGGCAGTGTCATGACGAGCGCTCACGAGCTGCGCGAACTGAACGAAGACGACCTGAGGAACCGCGAGCGCGATCTGAACGATCAGCTCTTCCGGTTGCGGATCCAGAAGGCCATGGGACACCTCGACGTGCCGTTGAAGTTGCGAGAGATCCGTCGCGACCTGGCGCGCGTGAAGACGGTGCTCCGCGAGAAGACCGCCGTGGCGGGCAGGAGCTAGGACGATGGCTGACAAAGCACGCGTTCAAGGTGTGGTGACCAGCGACAAGATGGACAAGAGCGTGGTGGTCGCGGTCGAACGCCAGGTGCGCCACCCGTTGTACGGGAAGATCCAGCGCCGGACCTCGACGTTCCTCGCCCACAACGAGGGAAACGTCGCGAAGGTCGGCGACCTCGTCGAGATCTCGGAAGGGCGCCCGATGAGCCGCCGCAAGCGCTGGGTGGTGGTTCGCGTCGTCCGCCGCGCCGCCGATGCGAAGGCACGTGAGGCCGAGGCGCAGGTGGCCGCCAAGGGTGAGGGAGGTGCCTCATGATCCAGATGCAGTCGGTCCTCGATGTTGCCGACAACTCCGGCGCCCGCAAGATCGCGGTGATCAACCCGCTCGGCGGTTCGACCGGACGCTACGCGCGCCTGGGCGACATCGTCACGGCGTCGGTCAAGGAGGCGCAGCCCGACTCCGCCGTGAAGAAGGGCTCCGTCGTGAAGGCGGTCATCGTGCGGACGCGGAAGGAGCAGCGCCGGAAGGATGGCAGCTACATCCGCTTCGACCGGAACGCCGCGGTGCTGATCAACGACCAGAACGAACCGGTCGGGACGCGTGTGTTCGGTCCCGTCGCCCGCGAGCTGCGCGAACGCAAGTTCATGAAGATCATCTCGCTCGCGCCCGAGGTGCTGTGATGTCACGTCTGGAAACGCCGATCCGGAAGAACGACAACGTCGTGGTGACGACGGGCAAGGACCGCGGCAAGCGGGGCCGCGTGCTCAAGGTCGAGGCCTCCGCCAACCGTCTCGTCGTCGAGGGCGTGAACTTCATCAGCCGGCACACGAAGCCCAACCCGGGAAAGAACGTGAAGGGTGGCATCGCCAAGCGCGAGGCGGCGCTTCATGCGTCGAACGTGCAGCTGGTGTGCCCCGAGTGCGGCAAGCCGACACGGATCGGTCGCCGCGTGCTCGGGGACGGCCGCAAGGTCCGGTTCTGCCGCAAGTGCGAGGGAGTGGTGGACAAATGAGCCGGTTGAAGGAACGCTACCTCAAGGACGTCGTGCCAGGCCTCCAGAAGGAGTTCGGCTACAAGAACGTCATGGCCATCCCGAAGCTCGAGAAGGTCGTGGTGAACATGGGCCTGGGCGAGGCGACGCAAAACGTGAAGCTGATCGACACGGGAGCCGACGAGCTCGGCCGCGTCACGGGCCAGCGGCCCGTCACGACCCGCGCGAAGAAGTCGATCGCGGCCTTCAAGGTCCGCAAGGGCATGCCGGTCGGAACGATGGTCACGCTGCGCGGGGAACGGATGTACGAGTTCCTCGACCGGCTGCTGAACATCGCACTGCCGCGCGTGCGCGATTTCAAGGGCGTCTCCACGAAGGGCTTCGACGGCCGCGGCAATTACACGCTCGGCCTGCGTGACCAGCTGCTCTTCCCCGAAATCGACTACATGAAGGTCGACAAGGCCCGCGGGATGAACGTCTCGGTGGTGACGACGGCCAAGACCGACGAGGAAGCACGCCGTCTGCTCCAGCTCCTCGGGATGCCGTTCAGGACTTCATAGGATTCGACCAATGGCCACGACCGCGAAGAAAGTCAAAGAGCTGAAGACGCCGAAGTACAAGATCCGGCTGCGGCACCGGTGCCGGCTGTGTGGACGTCCCCGGGGCTACATCCGGAAGTTCGCGCTCTGCCGTCTCTGCTTCCGTAAGCTGGCGCTCGAAGGTGACATCACGGGCGTCATCAAGAGCAGCTGGTAAAACGCCGAAACCCCGAACTGTTCGCGAGAGCGGACCACCCGGGAGAACGACAAGGTTCACGAGTTATGACTGATCCGATTGCTGACATGCTCACGCGCATTCGCAACGCCGTCCAGGCCAAGCGGCCGCGCGTCGACATCCCGGCGTCGAAGCTGAAGGTCGAGATCGCGCGGATCCTCCAGAACGAGGGCTACGTCCAGGGCTTCAAGCTCGTGGAGGAGACCCCGGAGGGCGCGCGCACTCCCCAGAAGTTCGTGCGCGTCTTCCTGAAGTACGGATCGCGCGGAGAGCGCGTCATCACCGGGATCGAGCGCATCAGCCGTCCCGGCCGCCGCGTCTATTTCGGCCACGACGAGGTGCCGCCGGTCCTGGCCGGCCTCGGCATCAGCATCCTGACGACGTCGCGTGGGTTGATGACGGGCCGCGATGCGAACAAGGCGGGCATCGGCGGCGAGGTGCTCTGCAACGTGTGGTAGGAACTGACGGCTGCGCGGCCCGGTGATCGCCGGTCCTGCGCGCAACCGACCCGACCCAGTCGGATCCGGACAACCGTAGCGGCGCAACACGTTGCGCCGCTACCGAGAATCAACCATGTCGCGTATTGGAAAGAAACCGATTCCGATCCCGAAGGGCGTCACCATCCACGTGGCGGCCGACGCGGTCGAAGTGCAGGGGCCGAAGGGCAAGCTGCGCCAGATGTTCCCGCCCGGCATCACGTTCGAGGTCCAGGACGGGCAGTTGCTCGCCAAGACGGTGCGCGAGGACCGCGAACTGGGCAAGTTCCACGGCCTGGGCCGGAGCCTCGTGGCCAACGCCGTCACCGGCGTGACCGAGGGCTTCAAGCGCGAGCTCGACATCGTCGGCATCGGCTACCGCGCGGAGGTCAAGGGACGCCAGGTGGTATTCGCGCTGGGGTACTCCCATCCGATCGTGATGGACGTCCCGCAGGGGATCGACGTCGCCGTCGAGAAGCAGACGCACATCACGGTGAGCGGCATCGACCGCCAGCTCGTGGGGCAGGTGGCCGCCGACATCCGCCGGATGCGCAAGCCCGACCCGTACAAGCAGAAGGGCGTCCGCTACACCGGCGAGGTGTTGAAGAAGAAGGTTGGGAAGACAGGGGCCTAGCAACATGGCTCGAGGCTCGCGACTCGAGGTCCAGCGCGGGTTGTGCCGCCTGGGCCCTGAGCCCGGAGCCCAGAGCCGCGCGGACGGCCCGGCCGTCCGCGGTGAGGACCTCGGGGCCGGACTGGTCCCGTGAAGACACTGAGCAGACGATATGAGAATCCGGACGAAGGAAGATCGCCGCGACCGCATCAAGCTGCGCCTCCGCAAGCGGATCGTCGGGTCGGCCGCGCGGCCGCGCCTCACGGTGTTCCGCAGCGTGGCCCACATCTATATTCAGGCGGTGGACGACGCGACGGGGCAGACCCTCGTGGCCGCCTCGACCGTCGAGCCGGCCGTCAAGGCCAAGATGACCGACAAGGTGCGCGGCGGCAACGTCGCAGGCGCCCAGTTGATCGGCCAGACGATTGCCGAACGGCTGATCGCCAAGGGCCTGAAACGGGTGGTGTTCGACCGCAACGGGTTCCTCTATCACGGACGAGTCCGTGCGGTCGCCGAAGCGGCGCGCAAGGCGGGGCTGGAGTTCTAGGAGAAGGCCAGACCTCCTGACAGGTATCGAATTATGATTCGAACACGCGAGAAGATCGATCCGGCGCAGCTCGACCTGAAGGACACCGTGGTGTCCATCAACCGCGTCACCAAGGTCGTGAAGGGCGGCAAGAACCTGAGCTTCAGCGCCCTGGTCGTCGTGGGTGACGGACACGGCGTTGTCGGGTTCGGCGTGGGCAAGGCCCGCGAGGTGCCGTCGGCGATCAAGAAGGGGATCGAGGCCGCGAAGAAGGGGCTGATCCGCGTGCCGCTCATCGGCACGACCGTCCCGCACGAGATCGTCGGTCACTACGGGGCGGGCAGCGTGCTGCTCAAACCGGCGCCCGATGGCACCGGCATCATCGCCGGCGGAGCGGTCCGCGCGGTGGTGGAGGCGGCCGGGATCACCAACATCGTGACCAAGTCGCTCGGGTCGGACAACGCGCACAACGTCGTCCGCGCCACCTTCGCCGGAATGGTTTCGCT is a window from the Vicinamibacterales bacterium genome containing:
- the rplE gene encoding 50S ribosomal protein L5, which encodes MSRLKERYLKDVVPGLQKEFGYKNVMAIPKLEKVVVNMGLGEATQNVKLIDTGADELGRVTGQRPVTTRAKKSIAAFKVRKGMPVGTMVTLRGERMYEFLDRLLNIALPRVRDFKGVSTKGFDGRGNYTLGLRDQLLFPEIDYMKVDKARGMNVSVVTTAKTDEEARRLLQLLGMPFRTS
- the rplR gene encoding 50S ribosomal protein L18, with translation MRIRTKEDRRDRIKLRLRKRIVGSAARPRLTVFRSVAHIYIQAVDDATGQTLVAASTVEPAVKAKMTDKVRGGNVAGAQLIGQTIAERLIAKGLKRVVFDRNGFLYHGRVRAVAEAARKAGLEF
- the rplX gene encoding 50S ribosomal protein L24, with product MSRLETPIRKNDNVVVTTGKDRGKRGRVLKVEASANRLVVEGVNFISRHTKPNPGKNVKGGIAKREAALHASNVQLVCPECGKPTRIGRRVLGDGRKVRFCRKCEGVVDK
- a CDS encoding type Z 30S ribosomal protein S14, with the protein product MATTAKKVKELKTPKYKIRLRHRCRLCGRPRGYIRKFALCRLCFRKLALEGDITGVIKSSW
- the rpsH gene encoding 30S ribosomal protein S8 yields the protein MTDPIADMLTRIRNAVQAKRPRVDIPASKLKVEIARILQNEGYVQGFKLVEETPEGARTPQKFVRVFLKYGSRGERVITGIERISRPGRRVYFGHDEVPPVLAGLGISILTTSRGLMTGRDANKAGIGGEVLCNVW
- the rplP gene encoding 50S ribosomal protein L16; protein product: MLMPKKVKYRKQQRGRMAGKAWRGSDVSFGDYGLKAMEPCWMTARQIEAARVAMTRAIKRGGKIWVRVFPDKPITKKPQETRMGKGKGAPEEWVAVVRPGKILFEMEGVTELEAKQAMRLAAAKLPIKTRFATRFAQEAVS
- the rplF gene encoding 50S ribosomal protein L6, coding for MSRIGKKPIPIPKGVTIHVAADAVEVQGPKGKLRQMFPPGITFEVQDGQLLAKTVREDRELGKFHGLGRSLVANAVTGVTEGFKRELDIVGIGYRAEVKGRQVVFALGYSHPIVMDVPQGIDVAVEKQTHITVSGIDRQLVGQVAADIRRMRKPDPYKQKGVRYTGEVLKKKVGKTGA
- the rpsC gene encoding 30S ribosomal protein S3, which codes for MGQKVHPYGFRLGFNKTWRSRWYSDRDYAKLLHEDLALRNELKRRFAHAGVSRIEIERAANKLKIDIHTSRPGIIIGRKGAEVDKLKEEVKRRTNREVFINIQEIQKPELDAQLIAESVAMQLEKRVAFRRAMRKAVESALRFGARGIKVRVSGRLNGAEIARSEWYLHGQLPLQTLRADIDYGFAEAHTTYGLIGVKTWLNKGERIEPRVGRDEDYRVPRRQPRGEGR
- the rplN gene encoding 50S ribosomal protein L14, coding for MIQMQSVLDVADNSGARKIAVINPLGGSTGRYARLGDIVTASVKEAQPDSAVKKGSVVKAVIVRTRKEQRRKDGSYIRFDRNAAVLINDQNEPVGTRVFGPVARELRERKFMKIISLAPEVL
- the rpsQ gene encoding 30S ribosomal protein S17, coding for MADKARVQGVVTSDKMDKSVVVAVERQVRHPLYGKIQRRTSTFLAHNEGNVAKVGDLVEISEGRPMSRRKRWVVVRVVRRAADAKAREAEAQVAAKGEGGAS
- the rpmC gene encoding 50S ribosomal protein L29; protein product: MTSAHELRELNEDDLRNRERDLNDQLFRLRIQKAMGHLDVPLKLREIRRDLARVKTVLREKTAVAGRS